A single window of Sphaerodactylus townsendi isolate TG3544 linkage group LG05, MPM_Stown_v2.3, whole genome shotgun sequence DNA harbors:
- the FOXE3 gene encoding forkhead box protein E3 → MNLSDFYFFSGMCTMTADSLHSPSQGASPGSPHLHGASPPGCKVEPPSIKSEPRGSPAEAGEEQLPCSGAGGGRRRKRPVQRGKPPYSYIALIAMAIANAPERRLTLGGIYKFITERFPFYRENPKKWQNSIRHNLTLNDCFVKIPREPGHPGKGNYWTLDPAAEDMFDNGSFLRRRKRFKRTDLTTYPGYVHSASAFTPSPGQVARAGPCNGAAAGVAYAGGGGPLYSPGGAYGAQLAGLPQYPAAPPALQPRMFSIDSLISSQQQQQQQAAALQVSPVGAEMAHHALGLSSAGEMGAPEGCFQSQQVSPGLLGRQAPALAYPYSASPPGHLGVPQGAYASPNTQLYAAPGRLALQPGRPASSCADHAEQLLGLSASQLNGLGQFGAANNSYMRQPNFPSGLERYL, encoded by the coding sequence ATGAATCTGTCCGACTTCTACTTCTTCTCGGGTATGTGCACGATGACAGCCGATTCGCTCCACTCGCCCAGCCAAGGGGCCAGCCCAGGTTCCCCTCACCTGCACGGCGCTTCCCCGCCGGGCTGCAAGGTGGAGCCGCCGTCGATCAAATCCGAGCCCAGGGGCAGCCCGGCGGAGGCAGGCGAGGAGCAGCTACCTTGCTCCGGTGCAGGCGGCGGCCGTCGGCGGAAGCGGCCCGTGCAGCGCGGCAAGCCGCCTTACTCGTACATCGCGCTGATCGCCATGGCCATCGCCAACGCGCCGGAGCGGCGGCTGACGCTGGGCGGCATCTACAAGTTCATCACGGAGCGCTTCCCCTTCTATCGGGAGAACCCCAAGAAGTGGCAGAACTCCATCCGCCACAACCTGACGCTCAACGACTGCTTCGTCAAGATCCCCCGCGAGCCGGGCCACCCGGGCAAGGGCAACTACTGGACCCTGGACCCCGCCGCCGAGGACATGTTCGACAACGGCTCCTTCCTGCGGCGCAGGAAGCGCTTCAAGCGCACCGACCTCACCACCTACCCCGGCTACGTGCACAGCGCCAGCGCCTTCACGCCCAGCCCGGGACAGGTCGCCCGCGCAGGCCCTTGCAACGGCGCAGCGGCGGGGGTCGCTTAtgccggcggcggcggcccccTCTACTCGCCCGGCGGCGCCTACGGAGCGCAACTGGCCGGCCTGCCCCAGTACCCGGCGGCGCCCCCTGCGCTGCAGCCGCGCATGTTCAGCATCGACAGCCTGATCAgctcgcagcagcagcagcagcaacaagccGCAGCCCTGCAGGTCTCCCCGGTCGGGGCAGAGATGGCGCATCACGCCCTGGGCCTCAGCAGCGCCGGCGAGATGGGCGCCCCCGAGGGCTGCTTCCAGAGCCAGCAAGTCAGCCCCGGCTTGTTGGGCCGACAGGCCCCTGCTCTGGCCTATCCGTACTCGGCCTCTCCCCCGGGCCACCTCGGGGTGCCCCAGGGCGCCTACGCCTCGCCCAACACTCAGCTCTACGCAGCGCCCGGCAGGTTGGCCCTGCAGCCTGGCCGCCCGGCCTCCTCCTGCGCCGACCACGCCGAGCAGCTGCTGGGCCTCTCCGCGTCCCAGCTCAACGGGCTCGGGCAGTTCGGAGCCGCCAATAACTCTTACATGAGGCAGCCCAACTTTCCCTCCGGACTGGAAAGGTACTTGTGA